Proteins co-encoded in one Kribbella solani genomic window:
- a CDS encoding IS481 family transposase, with protein sequence MQELSVQEQKYQAVLAVLADGRSVSEVAEQWGVSRQSVHAWLRRYEDEGLAGLAPRSRRPGSCPHQLGGVVEARILELRRVHPGWGPRRILYDLQHDPGLAELDGVVVPSRSGIYRALVRAGAIDPQARRRRDEHWRRWERAEPMELWQMDVVGGFELADGRRAKALTGIDDHSRYCVCAWLMPRETAPRVCDGLAAAMRLYGVPEEILTDNGKVFTGRFNHPPAEVLFDRICRENGIIHRLTEPRSPTTTGKVERFHRTLRAEFRTDRIFPDLATAQTELDAWVTTYNHDRPHQGIGMIPPVERFQRRTEPTRVPTAPLEDRTGDDWIARRAGSNGVISVSWQQICLGKAAAGHNVDVHVTHQLLHIWDGPQLLKTVPRTTQGDVRKKHASIPRTQD encoded by the coding sequence TTGCAGGAGTTGAGCGTGCAAGAGCAGAAGTACCAGGCGGTACTCGCGGTGTTGGCTGACGGACGGTCGGTGTCCGAGGTCGCCGAGCAGTGGGGAGTGTCACGCCAGTCGGTGCACGCCTGGCTGCGCCGTTACGAGGACGAAGGTCTCGCGGGTTTGGCGCCGCGTTCGCGCCGGCCGGGGTCGTGCCCGCATCAGCTCGGCGGGGTGGTCGAGGCCAGGATCTTGGAACTGCGCCGGGTGCATCCGGGCTGGGGTCCGCGCCGGATCCTGTACGACTTGCAGCACGACCCGGGCCTGGCTGAGCTGGACGGTGTGGTGGTGCCGTCGCGGTCGGGGATCTACCGGGCGCTGGTCCGCGCCGGAGCGATCGACCCGCAGGCCCGGCGGCGCCGCGACGAGCACTGGCGCCGCTGGGAACGGGCAGAGCCGATGGAGCTGTGGCAGATGGACGTGGTCGGCGGCTTCGAGCTGGCCGACGGGCGCCGGGCCAAGGCGCTGACCGGGATCGACGACCACTCCCGGTACTGCGTCTGCGCCTGGCTGATGCCGCGTGAGACCGCACCGCGCGTGTGCGACGGGCTCGCCGCCGCGATGCGCCTGTACGGCGTCCCCGAAGAGATCCTGACCGACAACGGCAAGGTGTTCACCGGCCGGTTCAACCACCCGCCCGCGGAGGTGCTGTTCGACCGGATCTGCCGCGAGAACGGCATCATCCACCGGCTCACCGAACCACGTTCGCCCACGACCACCGGCAAGGTCGAGCGCTTCCACCGTACCCTGCGTGCCGAGTTCCGCACCGACCGGATCTTCCCCGACCTGGCCACCGCCCAGACCGAGCTCGACGCCTGGGTCACCACCTACAACCATGACCGGCCGCACCAAGGCATCGGCATGATCCCGCCCGTCGAACGCTTCCAACGCCGCACCGAACCCACCCGCGTCCCCACAGCGCCCCTCGAGGACCGCACCGGCGACGACTGGATCGCCCGCCGCGCCGGCTCCAACGGCGTCATCTCCGTCTCGTGGCAACAAATCTGCCTCGGCAAAGCCGCCGCCGGCCACAACGTCGACGTCCACGTCACCCACCAACTCCTCCACATCTGGGACGGCCCCCAACTCCTCAAAACCGTCCCCCGCACCACCCAAGGCGACGTGCGAAAGAAGCACGCGTCCATCCCCAGAACCCAGGACTAA